The window GCGGCACAGCATCAGACGGATCCAATCGGGTCGGTTCGGGTCGCAAACCTTTTGTTAATGGGCTTAGGCccatatatttgaatttttaaaacaaagcgAGCTGTATTCAACTTTGttcatttgttttgattttttaagaacttttttattattttagctttTAGGTgagttatgaaaataaaaaatgattttgttaGAGCAGCATATAATCTTATCTGAAATTGAGATTTGAATTTTGATATCTTTAACTAATAAAGTTCACTAAAATATCTTTAAATTACCAtatattttctcaattttactatttaaactatttttattaacaataaaattacaattttagtaACATTGaatttaatttcataaaatatatattttattatattttaaacgcAAATCCGCACTTGGATACACACTCAAAATACACATAAACTTGGATTATAAACCGGTTAAAGTGTTGCCCAAAAAAACCGGTTAAagttgtcaaaaagaaaaaccgGTTAAGTCGATTAACATTAGCGACAAAGAGAGTCGAAGCTCACAAAATAAACCGGGTTTTGTGGTTTCTTAGGGTTCACGTGACCCGAACCGAAACAAAGTCAAACTACACAATACCATGGTCTAAGGCTCTAAGCCATACATATATGTTTGTTATTATTAGCCGATAGATATAAACATAAGACTGGGACCATTCAGCAGAGGTTGGTTTCGAAGTTGAGACAGATGCCCATACTGAACAGCTCCTGATACAGAAGCTTAGCTCCATACGGCACGTTCACCATCACCACATAGTCCGGAGACTCGCACAGCCTGCAATACGGTCCTCTGATCCTTCTTCCACTGCTCGCCACCCTCTCTATCACGTTCGCTGCGCTTTTACAGTTCCTGCAGATGTGCATCTGTGAAGAGTCACTCAGAGTGAACAGACGCTCGTGCAGGTTCGCTGATGCACCGTGAGCAATCAGGCAGTCTCGCTCCATCTCTCCGAACTTGATTCCACCGAACCTCTTTCTGTCTGCAACTGGCTGGCGCGTGAGTGGGTGAACTGGTCCGGTGTTCCTGAACTTGACTTTGTCCTCCGACATGTGGATGAGTCTCTGGTAGAAATTTGGCCCCATGAAGATGAGTGAACGCATCATCTCTCCTGTTCTTCCATTGTAGACCCTTTCGTTTCCCGATCTTGAAAAGCCAGCCCTGAGACCACAGACAAACATTTTATAATCCGTAATGGATCAGGTGTCAAGAATCAAGAATAATCTACGAAACACATTCAATTAATCACATAATCACAAGACAAATGACGCTCAGTTTATCTACTGACTTTAGCACAAAGCCCTGTACTgttttaatgaaacatattcAAAGAATCACATAATCACAAGGCAAATGACGCTCAGTTTATCTACTACTTACTGACTTAAGCACAAAGCCATGCACTGTTTCAATGAAACACATTCAATGAATCACATAATCACAAGGTAAATGACGCTCAGTTTATCTACTGACTTTAGCACAAAGCCCTGTACAGTTTCAATGAAATATATTCAATAAAATCACATAATCACAAGGCAAATGACGCTCAGATTATCTACCGACTTTAGCACACATCCCTGTACTGTTTCAGTCCTTTTCAACACTATGTAGACAATGATCAAACCAAGTGACAGTGTGAAGAAGGTACCTGTGAAGCTGGTCGGTTATGTCATCGACACTGGGAGTGGAGAAAGGAGTGGCATGGCGTGTCACTTTGGAGTATGCATCAGACTTGCCCTTCTTCTTTTGCATAGGACAAGCTATTCCTTTGGACAGAGCAGCCTCCAAGAGTTGGCCCGGTGTTTGCCGAGAAGGGAATGCATGCGGGTTGATCACGATGTCAGGAACTATGCCTTGATTCGTGAAAGCAAAATTCTCCTGCTCCTCTATATAGCCTAAAACACCCTTCTGGCCATGCATACTGGAAAATTTATCTCCAAGACATGGAGAACGAACCTGCAAGATGTAAAAGACAGATCAATGGAAACAATATAATAGCTCAAAGGTATGTGTTATCTGAAAGACAGCTCACTAAGGTCTGATAACTTACCTGTCTCAGAGAAACAGTAGCATAATTCTTCCCATCGTCATTGGATGATAGAACCACCTTCTGCACTATCCCTCTCTCAGTGTGCTTCAGTTTCACGCTGTGATCAGTCCCAGACTCGGTGCATCTGCCAATGACAATATCACCACTGTGCATATTAGCACCAACAAAGGGGAACCCGTCATCATCTAGGCTGTCTACTCTGCCAATCTTGCTGTGTGTCTTTCCAAACTGAACAACCTCGTCCATCTTTTTCCTCTTCTCCGAGTCTTTACTGTCAACATCAGCTTTATAGCTCCTGATCTGTTCTGAACGGAACATACCACGTTCCAGCGAAGCCTTGTTCATCACAATGGAGTCCTCCTGGTTGAACCCGAGATGAACATTCACAGCAACAATTGCGTTCTGACCATTGAACAACACATCCTTCTGAAGACACTCTGACGCCATTGTCTTGAAAAGTGGCTTCTGGGGATAGAACAGCTGCTGGGACAGGGTATCACAGCGGATGTTAGGGTTCGTTGAGGAGAACCCAATGGCTTGCTGGCAATGCTTCTGGGACTGGTAGAGAACTCTCCTACCATGATCATGATTCGCAAACGGCACAATCGCACAGCTCACACCCAACAGGAAGGACAAATCCAGTTCGCAGTGAGTGTAACTCTTCTGCTGTTTCAGAAGCTGCTTGGTTCCCCATGCTGTGGtacagtcttcttcttcctcaatcCCGATCAGCTCGAGAATCCCTTGGTCAAGAAGATGCTCAAAGGTGTACTTCGATGGTTTACTTTGCTTCAACTTGTGGAGATTTTCCACAACCATGAGGGGACGGAGAAGTCTGCCAGCGTCAGTAAAAATCCGTACCTCCTTGTCATCTTTATCTAGCTTAATTTCCATCTGCAAAGAATGACATAAAAACATTTGAGAACTGTAATAAGATCCAAGGTAAATGCAATACAAGAAATTTGTTAAAACAGGAGATACCTGACGAGGTAATTCACTTTGACGCCTCCTGCTTTTTAACTCCGCAACAAAGTAGTCAGAATCTGAACATACTCCAACCCAGTCTCCATTGAGGAGAACCTTGTGCTTCCCGCTCAGTGGTGTACTGGTATCGTCCACCAGCTCTTCCATTCCACTATCGAAGAGTTTTTCCACCACAGGCTCCATAATTTGAGTGCTGACAAGTCCAAGGAGAGACAGGTTCTTCACAAGACCACAATTTTCGCCATCTGGGGTTGACAAAAAGCATACTCTGCCCCAGTGAGAGGGATGCCTGTTGCATACATTATAAACAAATGCAGTCACATTTCAGTTtttaaagccaaaaaaaaacacaatgttAAGTTCCCAACAACGTTCCAACATTTCACAGCTCACATTACAA is drawn from Brassica rapa cultivar Chiifu-401-42 chromosome A05, CAAS_Brap_v3.01, whole genome shotgun sequence and contains these coding sequences:
- the LOC103869612 gene encoding DNA-directed RNA polymerases IV and V subunit 2; the encoded protein is MTDIDIEEIEAAGEVDLRDLGDPFLQSFCKKAATSFFDEYGLVSHQLNSYNFFIEHGLQSVFESSGEMLVEPSFDPTKNKDHEWRYATVKFGEVSVDKPTLYSDDKELVFLPWHARLQNMTYSARMKVNVDVEVFVKKVVKRDKFKTGQDEYVEKQILSKKTQDIPIGRIPVMVKSVLCNTTEKGKHVESYRKGECAFDQGGYFVIKGAEKVFIAQEQMCTKRLWISNSPWTVSYRSETKRNRFIVRLSENQKAEDFKRKEKVLTVYFLSTEIPVWVLFFALGVASDKEAVDLIAFDGGDASITNSVVASIQEADSVCEDFRHGRNALAYVEQQIKGTKFPPGESVDECLSLYLFPGLKSLKQKARFLGYMVKCLFSAYAGKRKCENRDNFRNKRIELAGELLERELRVHLAHARRTMTKAMQRHLTGDGDLKPIEHYLDASIITNGLSRAFSTGAWCHPFRKMERVSGVVANLGRANPLQSLIDLRRTRQQVLYTGKVGDARYPHPSHWGRVCFLSTPDGENCGLVKNLSLLGLVSTQIMEPVVEKLFDSGMEELVDDTSTPLSGKHKVLLNGDWVGVCSDSDYFVAELKSRRRQSELPRQMEIKLDKDDKEVRIFTDAGRLLRPLMVVENLHKLKQSKPSKYTFEHLLDQGILELIGIEEEEDCTTAWGTKQLLKQQKSYTHCELDLSFLLGVSCAIVPFANHDHGRRVLYQSQKHCQQAIGFSSTNPNIRCDTLSQQLFYPQKPLFKTMASECLQKDVLFNGQNAIVAVNVHLGFNQEDSIVMNKASLERGMFRSEQIRSYKADVDSKDSEKRKKMDEVVQFGKTHSKIGRVDSLDDDGFPFVGANMHSGDIVIGRCTESGTDHSVKLKHTERGIVQKVVLSSNDDGKNYATVSLRQVRSPCLGDKFSSMHGQKGVLGYIEEQENFAFTNQGIVPDIVINPHAFPSRQTPGQLLEAALSKGIACPMQKKKGKSDAYSKVTRHATPFSTPSVDDITDQLHRAGFSRSGNERVYNGRTGEMMRSLIFMGPNFYQRLIHMSEDKVKFRNTGPVHPLTRQPVADRKRFGGIKFGEMERDCLIAHGASANLHERLFTLSDSSQMHICRNCKSAANVIERVASSGRRIRGPYCRLCESPDYVVMVNVPYGAKLLYQELFSMGICLNFETNLC